Proteins from one Candidatus Nitrospira nitrosa genomic window:
- a CDS encoding MFS transporter yields MSVTEWIDRNILSLGRDMRLSYLPPLMVYVAYGISGLTGIVGTFFVKDYLGLSASFLAALGFWAGIPWALKMPIGHTVDLLWRWKSWLVGLGAGLLTVSLAIMAALIGDREAMTAILPAEVWYVISVLLAPIGYVVQDAVADAMTVEAVPRVDEQGRVFDDQTRKLMHTTMQTLGRVAIVGGGIAVALVNVYVFSGTEGMPQAELIQLYKRIYLMAMVIPFVSVIGVGVAWWLQRSQKQNLVQQGFSVEQVEQMVNVRDVEGEPTKPNWWILGGSLAFVLFTLTVGLGGFPYREEIVFTGSMTIVLFLMSRLMRELEPDKRLTLVGTAAVVFSLRAIPGSGPGATWWMIDDLKFDQQFLSVLSLIGGIVALVGMFVFRRFMAERSIAYVVGFLTIVGTILALPITGMYYGLHEWTASLTGGIVDARFIALVDTALESPLVQISMIPMLAWIANSAPANLKATFFAVMASFTNLALSLGQLGTKYLNEIFVVTRGVKDQATGTIQTPADYSQLGELLIVQLLLGLIIPFSAILFARLTKFKSV; encoded by the coding sequence ATGTCAGTTACTGAGTGGATCGATCGCAATATTCTTTCCCTGGGCCGCGACATGCGGCTGTCGTATCTCCCACCGCTCATGGTTTACGTCGCCTACGGGATTTCCGGTCTCACCGGGATCGTCGGGACGTTTTTCGTCAAAGACTATCTTGGCTTATCTGCCTCATTCCTCGCGGCGTTGGGATTCTGGGCTGGGATTCCCTGGGCGCTCAAGATGCCGATCGGTCATACGGTCGATCTGCTCTGGAGGTGGAAGAGTTGGCTGGTCGGACTTGGTGCAGGGCTATTGACGGTGAGCCTTGCCATCATGGCTGCGTTGATTGGTGATCGAGAGGCGATGACCGCCATCTTGCCGGCGGAGGTCTGGTATGTGATCAGCGTGTTACTGGCTCCCATCGGGTATGTCGTTCAGGATGCGGTGGCCGATGCCATGACGGTCGAGGCCGTTCCTCGCGTCGACGAGCAAGGGCGAGTGTTTGATGATCAGACCCGTAAGTTGATGCACACCACGATGCAGACGCTCGGCCGTGTCGCCATCGTCGGTGGCGGGATCGCGGTCGCGCTGGTGAATGTGTATGTCTTCAGCGGAACCGAGGGGATGCCGCAAGCGGAGCTCATTCAACTCTACAAGCGGATCTACCTGATGGCGATGGTCATTCCTTTCGTTTCGGTGATAGGTGTGGGGGTGGCCTGGTGGTTACAGCGAAGCCAGAAGCAGAACCTTGTCCAACAAGGGTTTTCGGTCGAACAGGTCGAGCAGATGGTCAACGTGCGTGATGTGGAAGGCGAACCGACGAAGCCCAATTGGTGGATTCTGGGTGGGAGCCTGGCCTTTGTGCTGTTCACGTTGACGGTCGGTCTCGGCGGGTTTCCGTACAGGGAGGAGATCGTCTTTACAGGCTCTATGACCATCGTGCTGTTCTTGATGTCACGGCTGATGCGGGAGCTGGAGCCGGATAAGCGGCTCACGTTGGTCGGTACCGCTGCGGTGGTCTTTTCGTTACGCGCGATTCCGGGGTCGGGTCCTGGTGCCACGTGGTGGATGATCGACGATCTCAAATTCGATCAACAGTTTCTCTCTGTGCTGTCACTCATCGGCGGCATCGTGGCGCTCGTCGGCATGTTTGTCTTTCGTCGCTTTATGGCCGAGCGATCGATTGCCTACGTGGTCGGGTTTTTGACCATCGTGGGGACGATCCTTGCCCTACCGATTACGGGGATGTATTACGGACTGCACGAATGGACGGCGAGCCTCACCGGTGGAATCGTCGACGCGCGATTCATTGCCTTGGTCGATACAGCCTTAGAATCTCCGTTGGTGCAGATTTCTATGATCCCCATGTTAGCCTGGATCGCCAACTCGGCTCCGGCGAATCTCAAAGCCACGTTCTTTGCGGTGATGGCCTCTTTCACGAATCTGGCACTTTCGCTCGGTCAATTGGGCACGAAATATCTCAATGAGATCTTTGTCGTCACACGAGGAGTCAAGGACCAAGCCACTGGCACCATCCAAACCCCTGCGGATTACAGCCAACTCGGCGAGCTGTTGATCGTGCAGTTGCTGCTCGGATTGATCATTCCCTTCTCAGCGATCCTGTTTGCGAGGCTCACAAAGTTTAAG
- a CDS encoding MBL fold metallo-hydrolase, whose protein sequence is MADRNKRLDSNIPGNFYVDATCINCDTCRQLAPVSFEEIGRYSAVSHQPMSGPDIHRAYQALLACPVGAIGTEQSDKALLETAMASFPLSIDDGVSYCGFNSEKSFGANSFLIEHPDGNWLVDSPRYIKHLVEAFERRGGIAYIFLTHEDDVADSDKYAAHFGAKRIIHRADGNAAPTEEQMVDGEEASRIGSDFQIIPVPGHTAGSMALLYRETFLFTGDHLWWNPHIKALEAPTRLIWNKAALLDSIEKLLDHRFEWVLAGHGDRVRLSVEDMQAQLQALVSRRQRRGIAS, encoded by the coding sequence ATGGCGGATCGAAACAAACGGCTTGACTCCAACATCCCCGGCAACTTTTATGTCGATGCGACCTGTATCAACTGCGACACCTGTCGCCAGCTGGCGCCGGTGAGTTTTGAGGAAATCGGCAGATATTCGGCAGTCAGTCATCAGCCGATGAGTGGACCGGACATTCATCGAGCCTATCAGGCCCTGCTCGCCTGTCCTGTCGGGGCTATCGGGACCGAGCAGAGCGACAAAGCCTTACTTGAAACAGCGATGGCAAGCTTTCCATTGTCTATCGATGATGGTGTGAGTTATTGCGGCTTCAACTCCGAGAAGTCGTTCGGGGCCAACAGCTTTTTGATCGAACATCCGGATGGGAATTGGTTGGTCGACTCTCCTCGCTATATCAAGCATCTCGTTGAGGCATTCGAGCGACGGGGCGGCATTGCCTATATCTTTCTCACGCATGAAGATGATGTGGCCGATTCGGACAAGTATGCGGCCCATTTCGGCGCCAAGAGAATCATTCATCGGGCGGATGGGAACGCGGCCCCAACTGAGGAACAGATGGTCGATGGAGAGGAGGCAAGCCGAATCGGATCGGATTTCCAGATTATTCCCGTGCCTGGCCATACGGCGGGCAGCATGGCATTGCTCTATCGGGAGACCTTTCTGTTTACCGGCGATCATCTCTGGTGGAACCCCCATATAAAGGCGCTGGAGGCTCCCACGCGTCTGATTTGGAACAAAGCAGCGTTGCTTGATTCGATCGAGAAGCTCTTGGATCATCGTTTTGAGTGGGTGTTGGCTGGGCACGGGGACCGGGTACGCCTATCGGTCGAGGACATGCAGGCACAGTTACAAGCTCTTGTTTCACGTCGTCAACGACGTGGTATCGCGTCCTAA
- a CDS encoding DNA-3-methyladenine glycosylase family protein encodes MPLSGSDPAVAHLAAVDPVMRRCIEGIGPCTLQPNLRRSPFESLVRAIAHQQLHDKAAESILTRFVALFPRRKFPRPDDLLTMNMRSMRAAGFSRAKILALRDLAAKTLDGTVPASRVIQKLGDDEIIQRLVEVRGVGRWTVEMLLIFSLGRPDVLPVDDFGVRNGFRIAYGRRSMPTPKQIFQYGERWKPYRTVAAWYLWQTADREKQAK; translated from the coding sequence ATGCCGTTATCGGGTAGCGACCCCGCTGTCGCGCATCTGGCGGCAGTCGACCCGGTCATGCGTCGGTGTATTGAAGGCATCGGCCCCTGCACGTTACAGCCAAACCTCCGTCGGTCTCCATTCGAATCACTGGTTCGCGCGATCGCCCACCAACAACTTCATGACAAGGCAGCCGAGAGTATCCTCACGCGGTTCGTCGCGCTCTTCCCCCGCCGGAAGTTCCCTCGTCCCGATGACCTTCTTACGATGAACATGCGATCGATGAGAGCGGCCGGGTTCTCACGCGCAAAGATCTTAGCGCTGCGTGATCTCGCCGCCAAGACGCTCGACGGCACGGTACCGGCGAGTCGAGTCATTCAGAAGCTGGGAGATGACGAGATTATCCAGCGATTGGTCGAGGTGCGAGGGGTTGGACGTTGGACGGTCGAGATGCTGCTGATTTTTTCACTCGGCCGACCGGATGTGCTTCCGGTCGATGATTTTGGTGTGCGGAATGGATTTCGGATTGCGTACGGACGTCGCTCGATGCCGACGCCTAAACAGATATTTCAGTATGGCGAACGGTGGAAGCCCTATCGTACAGTAGCAGCTTGGTATCTCTGGCAAACGGCGGATCGGGAAAAGCAGGCGAAGTAG
- a CDS encoding Rid family hydrolase: MARHNISSGGQWEGKIGYSRAVRVGGHISVSGSTAMTPSGLVGKGDPYAQTIQTLKTIEAALQQAGASLSDVIRTRIYMANIDQWQEVGRAHGEVFGTIRPATTMVEVKRLIDPDMLVEIEADAVIG, translated from the coding sequence GCGAGACACAATATCTCAAGCGGTGGTCAGTGGGAAGGGAAGATCGGCTATTCACGAGCGGTGCGGGTGGGTGGTCATATCTCGGTGTCGGGATCGACGGCAATGACTCCTTCCGGGCTGGTCGGCAAAGGAGATCCCTATGCGCAGACCATTCAAACCTTGAAGACGATCGAAGCGGCTCTTCAGCAGGCCGGCGCGTCCTTGTCCGACGTGATCCGAACCAGGATCTACATGGCGAATATCGATCAATGGCAAGAGGTCGGGCGAGCGCATGGAGAAGTGTTCGGCACCATCAGACCAGCGACGACGATGGTCGAAGTGAAGCGGTTGATCGACCCGGATATGCTCGTAGAAATTGAAGCTGATGCCGTTATCGGGTAG